In Cinclus cinclus chromosome 1, bCinCin1.1, whole genome shotgun sequence, the sequence AATCGCAGGATTGTGGGATGGGTGAGAGAAAGAGCTCCAAGAACATCAAGTTCAACACCTGAaaaccctgggattttggaatgATGGTATCATGGATTTATGGAATGGCTGAGGTTGTTGGAAAGGTATCCAAGACCATACAGTTTGACTTCGGAAAATCTGGGGATTAAGGGGTCATGGAGTCTTGGAATAAtggaatcactgaggttgggCAAAATCTCCAAGACCATCAAGTTCAAGGTTTGAAAGTCCTGGGATTATGGGATCCTATAGATGGGGAATTGTGGAATAGTGGAGTTACGGGGTCGTGGAACCATTCTAGTTGGAAAAGGcttcaggatcatcaagtcaaaTCTTTGTGATTTCTGGGATTAAGGAATTatgggatcatggaatcacGCAGTCCTGGACTATTGGGATAATGGGATCATGGGAATCTGGCAtcactaaggttggaaaagcttTCAGGGACCATCGAGCCCAAACTTCGGCAAtcctggaatcatggaattttgggatcatGATCTTACGGGATAATGGAAACACTGAGTCATGAACTACTGGGATAATGGAATCATGGCATCATGGGAATACTGCCAAAACAAAATCCTGGAATCATGGGATTGCTAAGGTTGGACAAGACCTCCGAGATCCTGACATCCAGCTTTTGAGAAtcctggaatcatggaattctGGGATTGTGGAATTATGGGACATTGGAGTCACAAAATACTGGAAATCATGAGAACATTGGTACAATGAAAGCCTGGAACCACAGGATCactcaggttggaaaagaccccgAACATCCCTGAGCCCAACCCTTAGGAATTCCCGCAGAGCGCAGGAGGGCCCCGCTCTGTGGGGAACTCACCAGAGGATCTGGTGCAGATTCCCCGAAAGCCAGGAGGATCCCAGGTTGAGCTCTCGGAGGCtgggcagcattcccagctgccTGGACATGCTACGGATTTTGTTGGCTGATTCTGCCGTCTGGTTCCTCAGGTCCACATTGCTGTACTCGAGCTTGAGACTGTACAGCTGCGGGAAGCGCAAGAGGTGCGGCAGGATCTCCAAGAGCCCCTTCAGTCCTGAACAGGTGGCATGGAGATTTATCCTTCGCAAACAGGATGGATCCAGAGATTCCAACAAAGGCACGATCTCAGATGCTGGAATGAACTCTGTTTTGAATTCGCGGCACTTAAGGCGTAGTGGGCTGGCAGCTCCGGCCTGGAGCCCGTTGCACACAGTATTGTAGGAACTTGTGTTGATACACAGGTCGGTGTGGACGTCCATGCCCGGGGGCCATGGAGCGGCTGTGGCAGCTCCAGAGCGACCTCTGTGCCACTGGGATCCATGCCTTTGGAATTTCTGCTGGTGATTGGACACCTGCATGCAAGCCTTAGCCAAAACAACTGTGATGAATGGGGTGGTCAACCCAGCGGGCGTGTTGCCAGTCACGGAATTTGAGAGTCCAATCATATCCAGCACGCGCAGCCTGGGAAAACGGGAATAAACCGTCAGGAAAACCCACGAGAATGGATGGAGGAATTGGAGGTCGTGGCCTTGGCGGAATtcccaaaacccacctggaatGGCAGCCGGGCTCTTCTacatcctgctggagctgctccatcaCACCCTGGATGACAGCCTGGACGCAGTCCTTGCAGGAATGATCCCGGAGCAACTTGCGGTGCCCAAGGAGCCGCTGCAAGAGGAGCTCTTTGAAAGGCCAAGTGGCCACCAAATCTCGCAGCACCAGGGGTCTCCCATCCAGGAATGCCACTTGGAAAAGGATGGGATAGAGATGGGCAGGAACGGCAAGACGAGGGTGGTGGGCGACAATGCAGCGGGCGCAGAGGAAAGCGAGGGAATCCATGGATTCTGGGGGGCTGCGGGAATTAGGTGAAAGTGTGAGGATCCGTGAGACAGAGAAATTGAGAATCAAGTATCCAGAACTGCTTTGACCAAAAGGGGGCTGACAAAACTGTACCTTTACTGTAATTTATGGTGCTTACAAGAACAGGAGGAGAGCAAGGCCCCAAGGTGAGATCAAGAGTTAGAGTGCGCAAAGAGGATGCAAGGACAAAGGCACCACAGGATAAGGCGGTCCTCAGACCCCTGAAACCTGGAAAACTGGTATCAAAGTCCGGAAAATGAcaaaggatggaaaagagagcGTGGGCAGGGAGGCAAGGTGAAAATTTCATCTAGAGGAGGACGATTTCCTTCATCCCAAAGACCCCCAGATGACCACCAGAGcaaccaaaaaggaaaaaagcgCAGCGGCAAAGAGGCGAGGAGTTCATTTCAGAATGAAGCGGCGATAGGCAATGAATCTGTAGGAGGGGTATTGTGTAGTCCCAGTTTGTGGAGAATAAAAGGAGAAGCGCAGGTCGCCAAAGGTGTGCgtgtttttggaggagctatccCCCCTGCACCTCAGCGCTGAAAAATACATACCTACTGTTATGACTCATTTTCTGGATTATAGAAAGTTTTTACACGCTTCACCCCAAAGATGAGGAACTACCACGGGAGAATTCCTGTGAAGCCCGGAATCCAAGGATATCCcgaagaaaaaaaggcaagttgTGGGAGAAAGTGGGGTCGGTGTTGTGAGTGTATCCGCAGCGCTTCTCCCTAGAAAGAGGGTACGAAAGCTCCCACCAGGGCAACCCCAAAACCCGTCAAGGATCTCAAAACTCACCGAATATCTCTATTTTTCCACAGACATTTCCAAATACTCCAAGTCACCGTAAAGTCACCTGAGGGATTCCCAAAACCGGCCCCGGTTCCCCCCCCACCTACATGGTGCCCCCCACTCATCTCCGGCGTTTAGCACCAACTCGCCCCCAGCCTGTACGGAAGCTGCACTTCCGTGTCCGCGCCTTGCAGAACCCAATCAGCGAGCGAGGCCCGCTCTGGAGGCAGGGTCTTTACTTTTCGTAGGCTCTCACAGCTGTCTGTCATTGCTTTTGTTTAGTCTAATTCCCTAAAGAACGGCATGGGCGGACGCTTTGACATTCCGCCTTTCCATTTGCTCGCTTCGCTGTCAATCACTCAATACTGCCTTTCTATTGGCTAACGATTGGTGGGACCGCCATTCGTTCTGTGGCAACTTGGGCGTCGCGGCCGTGCCTCCCTCGATCCCCGATCCCAGTTTCAATCCACGACCCGGAATCCCAGACCCCGATGCCGATCCCTGATCCCGCGGCCATGGAgcggcagcaggagctgaaggtgCTGCTGAAGCGCTGGGAAGCGGAATTCCTGCGGGAACGGCGGCGGAAACGCAGCCAGGTGCTCCTGAGGGGCCGCGGCGGGAAATTTGTGAGGGGGGGAAGTCCCTGAGGGGAATCCCTGGAAatggggggaggagggggggagggggctggtttgggggtccctggcGTGGTTTTGGGGTGCCGGGGGGTTCTTTAGGGTGGTTTGGGGGTGGTCCTGGAATGGGGGATGTTGGCTGAGGAGGGtcctgggtttgttttggggtgtcctTGGGAAGGTTTTCGGGTATGAGGAGGTCCCTGGGTTTTTTATAGATCGGGGTGAGGTTGGTTTAGGCGGGTCCTTGGGATTTTAGGGTGTCTCTGAATACCTTGAGGGGGTCTTTGAGGTGATTTAGGGGGTGCTGGGGTGTCTTTGAGGTGATTTCGGGGGTTTTGGGGGCCTCTTTGATGTGGTTTAGGGAGTCCCTGGAATGAGGGAGTGTGGTGAAGTGGGGTCCTGAAGCTTTTGGGGTTTCCCTCAcagtggttttgggtttttgggaggGTCTTAAGGGTGTTTTAGGGGTGTCCTGGAACGGGGGTTGGGTTGGTTTAGGGGGGTCTTGGATATGTTTGGGGTGTCCTTGAGCTGGTTTTGGGGTCCTTGGGTTGGTTTAGGGAGTCCCTGTACTAGGGCAGGTTTATTTTAGGAGGAGTCCTGGGGGTTTAGGGAGTCTCCCTGGACTGGGGAGGGGCATTTTTCGGGATCCCTACGGTGTATTAGGGGGTCTGAGACAAACACTGAAGTCGTTTGTGGATCACGGGAATAAGGAGGGTTGTTTCAGGGGCGGTCCTCATGCACTTGGGGTGTCCTTAAagtgatttttggggtgctcAGTGGGTCCTTGGCTTGGTTTTGTGAGTCCCTAGAATGGGGGCCAGGATGGTTTAGGGGGATCCTTGGTTTTTCTGGGGTGTCCTTTGTCTAGTTTGTGTTTTTGGCGTGGTTTAAGGAAACCTTAGAATGGGGGAGGTttggtggggatttttggggtgtccctggaaTGGGGAAGGCATATTGGGGGTCCCTGACGTTGTTATAGGGAGTGGGAGAGAGACTTTAATGTAGTTGAGGGGCACCTTGAATGAGGGGAGTTTGGTTTAGAGGGGTGTTGAGGCTTTTTGGGGTGTCCTTGGAATGGTTGAGGGGATCCTTCAGATTTTGAGGTGCCTAAGGGACCGTTTTGGAGTTGGTTGATCTTGAATCTTTTGGGGTGTTTTCAGGCTGGTTTTCAGGAACCGCAGGATGtctttggggtgatttggggatCCCTGCAATGAAGGGCACTGGtttgggggatactgggggtttttggggtgtccttgAGAGTGGTTTTTAGGACACTGGGGGTGTGTTTGGGGTAGCTTTGTCATCTGAGGGGGTAGCAGGGCTTGTTTTGGGACTCCCTGGAATGGGGCAGGTTTGTTTTAGGGGGGTCCCGGGgctttttggggtgtcccgCGGTGACCCGGAGCAGGCAAACAGGGCCATGGCTCGGCAGTTTTTGCGCTGCAGTTGGCGCAGGCAGGGcgagcaggcagggctgcaggtttTCTTGCTCGTGAGGTTTGCTGTGCGTTGTTTGCTGTGTTCCTATTGGCcggttggttttggggtttgtgttggGAACGGTTTTTGCACCGTGGCAAACTGCGGTCGGTACAAGTGCGTGTAAGCAAAATGGAACCCTCCAAAAAGGATGAGTCTGTGCAGACCCATTCCTGCCCGGAGTGTTGGAGCTGAGCAGTGGTTCCGGGGGGCTGCGCTGGGAACAGCTGAACCATCTCCTGTCGCTGCTGGCCTGGGGGAAATGGATTTGTAGAGAGTTCTCAGGGCCTGCCAGAAGGCTCACACTGTGTGCGACCTTGGAGACAAGAAATGCTTGGAGATGAGAGATGCCGTGGAGTAGGACAGGTATTGTGGAGAGACAAACGGAGCTAGAGAAAAGTTTCAGAGGGTGGCCTTGCAAATAAGAGTGGATACTTTGGAGAAACAGAACTGTGGAAGATGTGCTGTAATGGAAGGCACGAGGGGTGATTGTAGAGGATGGGCTTGAAGGCATTTGACAGCAGGATGTGACAAAAGCTGATGGGCCAAGAAACGCTTCTAAATGTATTGGAATTAGGAAAGAGTTGGCTTCTGATTGGGATGGCGTGAATTATAACATCTGTATTGTCTCAGCCTCAAGATTCGTCACGGCAAAATTAGATTGGAAATGAGGACAACGTTTTACACGGAAAGAGTGatcaagtactggaatggtctgcccggggaggtggtggagtcaccatccctggatgtgttcaaaaacagactggatgtggcactcagtgccatggtctagttgaggtgttagggcaggggttggacttgatggtcttcaaggtctcttccatgccagtgattctgtgaattctgtgagaATTCCATCAAATCCAAAAGAAGCCcagatccccccaaaaaatctcaaatcccttcaaacacccaaaatgcccccaaaaaccccaaatcccaaattccgcGCCATACCaccaaaccttaaaaaaaaattaaattcaaaatcccttaaatcccaaaatccccacatCCTATAATCACCCCATGTCCCAGGCACCCCGTAtgctccccaaaaatcccaaatcccaataaaaccccaaatcctgcataatccccaaatccccaattctggcccatttttcttttccaggctgacatcgaggaggctctgcaggaaaCCCGCAGTGAGTCTGGGGggtattttggggattttggtgcTTCAAAACtaccagaaataaataaaaatccatcaATCCTCCCTGAGCTGTCCATGGTGATGCACGGAATAAAAACACTCGCGGGTTCCAGGCCCCGGCCGCTGCCCCTGCAGGTACCGGGGCCCCGGGAGCGCGCAGAGCCGCAGCAGCGCCCCCACCCTCATGGCGACAGCCACCGGCGACCCCCGACACGGCCGGGCCGCCTCCCTGTCGCGACAGGCGACAGCAGCGCCACCGGCGGCACCCGGAAGTGGCCGGGCGAGGGGGACCGGAATGTGTGCGCACCTCGGGTGGTGCGGCGGTGAAAAGGTTCCGGGGGGAAGCGGAAGTGGAAGGAGAGGGCCCGGGGGTTGGTGCCGCCGCTATAGGGGCGCCTATGGATCTCCAGACCCTATAGAACTCTACAGTCCGCCCTAGAGACCCTCCAGAGCTTCCCTATAGGGTCTGGGACCCCTACAGAGCCTCAGGGACCCCATAAAAATCGCCCAGAGGCGGCTCCTGGTGCTGCGTGCCCTCATGGATCCCCTATAggtgccccccccaccccatctcCGTTTCCCGCCATTTTCCCCTCAGGGCCCCACAGGCACCGGGAGGAGCAGCGGgatgaggggaaaaatgggaaaatgaagaaggaaaatatcgggatgaaggaaaaataactgGGTGTGGTGGAAAAACAGCAGGGATGGGTTGGAGAAATAACAGGATGAGGAGAAAACACGTTAAATGAAGGGGGAAAATACAACAGAGTCAGGCAGGACAATCTTGTCATGAAgggaaaaacaccaaaatgaTGGATAATATGTCAAAGTGAGGGGGGAAATAGCAAAACGAGCTGGAAAACTCgaaaatgggaatgaaagaGGGAACTGAGATGGGAAAATGGCAAACATGAGGCAAAAAACCAACAGAGTAAG encodes:
- the LOC134058020 gene encoding leucine-rich repeat-containing protein 14-like codes for the protein MTDSCESLRKVKTLPPERASLADWVLQGADTEVQLPPPESMDSLAFLCARCIVAHHPRLAVPAHLYPILFQVAFLDGRPLVLRDLVATWPFKELLLQRLLGHRKLLRDHSCKDCVQAVIQGVMEQLQQDVEEPGCHSRLRVLDMIGLSNSVTGNTPAGLTTPFITVVLAKACMQVSNHQQKFQRHGSQWHRGRSGAATAAPWPPGMDVHTDLCINTSSYNTVCNGLQAGAASPLRLKCREFKTEFIPASEIVPLLESLDPSCLRRINLHATCSGLKGLLEILPHLLRFPQLYSLKLEYSNVDLRNQTAESANKIRSMSRQLGMLPSLRELNLGSSWLSGNLHQILWDLRAPLESLELNDCSLVPADLAFLSQSFHAPALKILDLSRLKVSQGLLEPLRWLLEKTSASLLHLTLMACEMTDSHLDALIPTLQRCSRLRFLDLSYNPLSMDALKNLLQKTLELPDLQLVVYPEPKECYHMESSGFTLNRKVVDKELLAAAAAEISQLLENSGRSDLVWTYDRDNHRAPDYFSL